From Nicotiana tabacum cultivar K326 chromosome 15, ASM71507v2, whole genome shotgun sequence, the proteins below share one genomic window:
- the LOC107798219 gene encoding apyrase 2, producing the protein MEHEKMIKRNRQQQHGGDSSLSDKIHRYRGVILVIAVPVLLICFVLFIMPTSEYSESMGGSVNRKFSPKFGSRNYAVIFDAGSSGSRVHVFCFDHHLDLVPIGNDLELFVQKKPGLSAYASDPAAAAKSLQSLLEKAEDVLPVDLRSNTPVRVGATAGLRQLGGNASDKILQAVRDFLKSKSSLKSKASWVTVLDGNQEGAYQWVTINYLLGNLGKKYSDTVGVVDLGGGSVQMAYAISEADAQKAPKLSGGEDTYVQEMYLKGAKYYLYVHSYLHYGLLAARAEILKVTKESGSPCILTGHHGSYKYGGKTYTASAMSQGSSLTNCRMVALKALKVNESACTHMKCTFGGVWNGGGGDGQKNMFVASFFFDRAAEVGFVDPNAAVAKVRPIDFESAARRACDTRIDDAKATFPRVDPDNLPFLCMDLVYQYTLLVDGFGLDARQEMTLVKKVKYKNSLVEAAWPLGSAIEVASSMN; encoded by the exons ATGGAGCATGAGAAAATGATAAAACGAAACAGGCAACAGCAACACGGCGGAGATTCGTCACTCTCCGATAAGATCCATAGATACCGTGGGGTTATTTTAGTAATTGCGGTTCCGGTATTGCTTATTTGTTTTGTGCTATTTATAATGCCGACGAGTGAATATTCTGAGTCGATGGGAGGGTCAGTTAATAGGAAGTTTTCACCGAAATTTGGATCCAGGAATTATGCGGTTATATTTGATGCGGGTAGTTCGGGTAGTAGGGTTCATGTTTTTTGCTTTGATCATCATTTGGATCTTGTTCCCATTGGCAATGATCTCGAGCTCTTCGTACAG AAAAAACCGGGTTTGAGTGCATATGCTAGTGACCCTGCAGCTGCTGCAAAATCTCTTCAATCACTTCTGGAGAAAGCAGAGGATGTACTTCCGGTGGATTTGCGCAGTAATACACCAGTCAGAGTTGGG GCAACTGCAGGTTTGAGGCAGTTGGGAGGTAATGCATCTGACAAGATTCTTCAAGCG GTGAGGGATTTTCTGAAGAGCAAAAGCAGCCTCAAGTCAAAGGCGAGTTGGGTTACTGTTCTTGATGGGAATCAGGAAGGTGCTTACCAATGG GTCACCATTAATTATTTGCTAGGCAATTTGGGTAAGAAATATTCTGATACTGTTGGGGTGGTTGATCTTGGAGGTGGCTCAGTACAAATGGCATATGCCATCTCAGAGGCAGATGCTCAGAAGGCTCCAAAACTATCAGGTGGAGAGGATACTTATGTGCAAGAAATGTATCTCAAGGGGGCAAAATATTACCTCTATGTTCACAG TTATTTGCACTATGGCTTGCTAGCAGCTCGAGCTGAGATTCTGAAGGTGACCAAGGAATCCGGCAGTCCTTGCATCTTGACAGGGCATCATG GGTCCTACAAGTATGGAGGAAAGACTTACACAGCATCAGCTATGTCTCAAGGATCAAGCCTGACAAATTGTAGGATGGTAGCCCTGAAGGCTCTGAAAGTTAATGAATCAGCATGCacccacatgaaatgcacctttGGTGGTGTGTGGAACGGTGGAGGCGGAGATGGTCAGAAGAATATGTTTGTTGCCTCATTTTTCTTTGACCGAGCTGCTGAG GTTGGTTTTGTTGATCCAAATGCAGCTGTTGCAAAAGTTCGCCCAATTGATTTTGAGAGTGCAGCTAGACGTGCTTGTGATACTAGAATTGATGATGCCAAAGCTACATTTCCTCGTGTGGACCCTGATAACTTGCCGTTCTTGTGCATGGATCTTGTTTACCAGTACACACTACTTGTAGATGGATTTG GACTTGATGCTCGTCAAGAAATGACATTGGTGAAAAAGGTGAAATACAAGAATTCCCTGGTTGAAGCCGCATGGCCATTAGGCAGTGCCATTGAAGTCGCGTCATCAATGAATTAA